A stretch of Lathyrus oleraceus cultivar Zhongwan6 chromosome 6, CAAS_Psat_ZW6_1.0, whole genome shotgun sequence DNA encodes these proteins:
- the LOC127095382 gene encoding uncharacterized protein LOC127095382, whose translation MAGASQPANFFDIRCDIPELKGDNYKVWKERILLHLGWMNIHYAIRKDEPPAITDESTLAAIALYERWERSNRLSVMFIKTKVTGGIRGSVDQHENICDLLKAIDDQFVTSEKALASTLIMKFSSYRLTSVKGVCEHIMEMRDISAQLKKLEVDMFDSFLVHYILNSLPSEYEPFKISYNTHKDKWSINELMTMCVQEEERLVME comes from the exons ATGGCTGGAG CTTCTCAACCTGCTAATTTTTTTGATATCCGATGTGATATTCCCGAGCTCAAAGGAGATAACTATAAGGTGTGGAAGGAAAGAATTCTCCTCCATCTAGGATGGATGAACATACATTATGCTATTAGGAAAGACGAACCACCTGCAATTACAGATGAAAGTACTCTAGCTGCAATCGCACTATATGAGCGGTGGGAGAGATCCAACCGGCTCAGTGTGATGTTCATTAAGACTAAGGTCACAGGTGGAATACGTGGTTCTGTCGATCAGCATGAGAATATCTGTGATTTGCTGAAAGCCATTGACGATCAGTTCGTCACTTCTGAAAAGGCTTTGGCAAGCACATTAATTATGAAATTTTCCTCCTACCGACTCACTAGTGTGAAAGGTGTGTGTGAGCACATAATGGAAATGCGTGACATTTCAGCTCAACTTAAGAAACTTGAGGTTGATATGTTTGACTCCTTCCTGGTGCACTATATTCTGAACTCTCTTCCGTCTGAGTATGAGCCTTTCAAGATCTCCTATAATACACATAAAGACAAATGGTCAATCAATGAATTAATGACCATGTGTGTTCAAGAAGAAGAAAGGCTTGTAATGGAATAG